The Candidatus Beckwithbacteria bacterium genome has a segment encoding these proteins:
- a CDS encoding LCP family protein → MNPTDYSNTLFWQRIKRWLLRHIWFTRVVIILSFLAVLTVLISLFSKPVSSLLQKILYGPKVVTTFFTDPLYTLPSYQNHTNILILGKGNASHEAADLTDTIIFLSLDLVNNEVLMLSIPRDIWITSLAAKINTAYYYGEQKEKGGGFPLVEDAVYEIVGQPIHYVAMVDFDGFVKLIDLLGGVDVTVDQSFTDEFYPIPGKEDDECNGDPEFRCRYEVLHFEKGLQHMDGQTALKFSRSRHAEGDEGTDFARSARQQKVLKAIKEKLSSSQVYLNPSKLLELKKLASQYITFNKDISEKIYAGLAGFGYNFWRSGKEITTITLDTGDDDNPGFLVNPPVEKYDQWVLEPSAGTWDEFQAYLRQKMK, encoded by the coding sequence ATGAACCCAACAGACTATAGCAATACACTCTTTTGGCAACGGATCAAACGTTGGCTATTACGGCATATTTGGTTTACTAGGGTAGTAATTATCTTATCGTTTTTGGCGGTACTGACAGTTTTAATTAGCCTATTTAGTAAACCAGTTTCAAGCTTGTTGCAAAAAATTCTATATGGTCCGAAAGTAGTCACGACTTTTTTTACTGATCCGCTATACACATTGCCCTCATATCAAAATCATACCAATATTTTAATTCTGGGCAAAGGTAATGCTAGCCATGAAGCGGCTGATTTGACAGACACTATTATTTTTTTGTCACTGGATTTAGTTAATAACGAAGTACTGATGCTCTCGATTCCCCGCGATATTTGGATCACCTCTTTAGCAGCCAAAATTAATACAGCCTACTATTATGGTGAACAAAAGGAAAAAGGCGGTGGTTTTCCTTTGGTTGAAGATGCCGTCTATGAAATTGTTGGTCAACCAATTCACTATGTAGCTATGGTTGATTTTGACGGTTTTGTCAAACTGATTGATTTGCTGGGCGGAGTAGATGTAACCGTTGACCAGAGTTTTACTGATGAATTTTACCCTATCCCTGGCAAAGAAGATGATGAGTGTAATGGTGATCCGGAGTTTAGATGCCGTTATGAAGTTTTACACTTTGAAAAAGGTTTGCAACATATGGATGGGCAAACAGCGCTTAAATTTTCCCGCTCCCGGCATGCCGAAGGGGATGAAGGCACTGATTTTGCCAGATCAGCTAGACAACAAAAAGTCTTAAAAGCTATCAAAGAAAAACTCAGTTCTTCACAAGTCTATCTTAATCCCAGCAAATTACTGGAACTTAAAAAGCTGGCTTCACAATATATTACGTTTAATAAAGATATTTCTGAAAAAATTTATGCTGGTCTGGCTGGTTTTGGTTATAATTTTTGGCGATCTGGTAAAGAAATTACCACAATCACACTAGATACTGGCGATGACGATAACCCAGGTTTTTTAGTTAATCCTCCTGTTGAAAAATATGATCAGTGGGTGTTGGAGCCCAGTGCCGGAACGTGGGATGAGTTTCAGGCTTATTTACGGCAGAAGATGAAATAA
- a CDS encoding EamA family transporter, translating to MLISSVALYLLVRKSQQLKTETVFNNFAMFAIPTFIFLVMNVFQSNSLFIPWHWIGVFALAGFFLSYLGNVFSLNSIRLAPNPGYSLILSKSYVIFTTLTAVLIFDSALSAKEIMAILLIIIFSAVIMVDKNKQKEVRASKTWVLYAFGAFFAWGGLALASKYFIGQGIEILVFLFYIFLFVSLFTIIEMKIRKKQFLYNSSQLKILILIGVSAMLFNLFMQIGYKFAPNPGYINAMNAASISLVTLCAAYFYKDDLNRKKLTGVIGVTIGLLLLLL from the coding sequence ATGCTCATATCTTCTGTTGCTTTATATCTTCTGGTGCGCAAAAGTCAACAACTGAAAACTGAAACAGTTTTTAATAATTTTGCTATGTTTGCTATCCCAACTTTCATTTTTCTAGTGATGAATGTATTTCAATCCAATTCGTTATTTATTCCTTGGCATTGGATCGGTGTTTTTGCATTAGCTGGTTTTTTTCTAAGTTACTTAGGAAATGTGTTTTCATTAAATAGTATTCGTTTGGCTCCAAATCCTGGCTATAGCTTAATTCTGTCCAAAAGTTACGTCATTTTTACCACCTTGACTGCAGTTTTAATTTTCGATTCAGCTTTGTCAGCTAAAGAAATAATGGCGATTTTACTCATTATTATTTTTAGTGCCGTGATTATGGTTGATAAAAATAAACAAAAAGAAGTCAGAGCTTCAAAAACTTGGGTTCTATATGCTTTCGGTGCTTTTTTTGCTTGGGGTGGCTTAGCTTTAGCTTCAAAATATTTTATTGGACAGGGAATAGAAATATTAGTTTTTCTTTTTTATATTTTTCTATTTGTCTCGTTATTTACTATCATAGAAATGAAAATAAGAAAAAAACAATTTTTGTATAACAGCTCCCAACTGAAAATATTGATCTTAATTGGGGTTAGCGCTATGTTGTTTAATTTATTTATGCAAATAGGGTATAAATTTGCACCCAACCCTGGATACATTAATGCTATGAATGCAGCTTCAATTTCTCTGGTAACGTTATGTGCTGCCTATTTTTACAAAGACGATTTAAATCGCAAAAAATTGACTGGAGTGATTGGTGTTACTATTGGCTTACTACTTTTACTACTTTAA
- the lepA gene encoding elongation factor 4 has protein sequence MNQDLIRNFSIIAHIDHGKSTLADRLLEVTKTVSDREMQEQFLDSNPISRERGITIKLAPVRMNYPYDGKNYILNLIDTPGHVDFSYEVSRALAACEGAILLVDSVAGIQAQTLTVYRQAKAQNLTIIPVLNKIDLPGARVEEVSLDLAEAFGFDPDEVLQISAKSGLGVEQLLQTIIAKIPSPIGNSEAATKTLVFDSRFDQHQGVIADVRVFSGTIKTNEKLKLMAQDRQFGATELGFYQPKSMPQKQLVAGEVGYICTGLKSLSEVKVGDTITAAFNGSTQALPGYKEPKPMVFLGLYPTDNDAFNDLAEGLEKLHLNDASFVYTPDFSGSLGKGFRVGFAGLLHAEIVQERLEREFDLDLIATVPNVVYEYELHGQRYEIQSAQDLPDQVDKIFEPWLTVSVFTPKQYLGSIMELFDERRGVYKNLSYLSDGVQLQYELPMAELITDFFDRLKSVSSGYASLDYELIGRREVSAIRLDILIHFERVEALSQIVVKDQAQRIGQLVVKKLKKAIPRQMFEIAIQAAIGGTVIARETVKAFRKDVTAKLYGGDVTRRMKLLEKQKKGKKRMKRFGKVNLPQEVFMAVVKRD, from the coding sequence ATGAACCAAGACTTGATTCGTAATTTTTCGATTATTGCCCATATTGACCATGGTAAATCCACCTTGGCTGATCGGCTGTTGGAGGTCACTAAAACCGTTTCTGACCGGGAGATGCAGGAACAATTTTTAGATAGTAACCCGATTTCTCGTGAGCGGGGCATTACTATCAAGCTGGCTCCGGTGCGAATGAACTATCCATACGATGGTAAAAATTACATTCTCAATTTGATTGATACGCCAGGGCACGTCGATTTTTCCTACGAAGTTTCCCGAGCCCTAGCTGCTTGTGAAGGAGCTATTTTACTAGTTGATAGCGTGGCCGGAATTCAAGCACAGACTTTAACTGTTTACCGTCAAGCTAAAGCCCAAAATCTGACGATTATCCCAGTGTTGAACAAAATTGATTTGCCAGGTGCTCGAGTAGAAGAGGTTTCTCTGGATTTGGCTGAAGCTTTTGGCTTTGATCCAGATGAAGTGTTACAAATTTCAGCTAAAAGCGGTTTAGGTGTCGAACAACTCTTGCAAACTATTATTGCTAAAATTCCTTCTCCGATTGGTAATTCTGAAGCTGCTACCAAAACTTTGGTATTTGATTCCCGCTTTGATCAGCATCAGGGAGTAATTGCTGATGTGCGGGTTTTTAGTGGCACGATCAAAACCAATGAAAAATTAAAATTAATGGCCCAAGATCGTCAATTTGGGGCTACTGAACTGGGTTTTTATCAGCCAAAATCCATGCCACAAAAGCAACTAGTAGCTGGGGAAGTTGGCTATATTTGTACTGGCCTTAAAAGCTTAAGTGAAGTTAAAGTTGGCGATACGATTACTGCTGCTTTTAATGGTAGTACTCAAGCTTTGCCAGGATATAAAGAACCAAAACCAATGGTCTTTTTAGGATTGTATCCTACAGATAATGACGCCTTTAATGACTTGGCCGAAGGCTTGGAAAAGCTCCATCTTAATGATGCTTCTTTTGTTTATACACCTGATTTTTCAGGGAGTTTAGGGAAAGGTTTCCGAGTTGGTTTTGCCGGTCTTTTGCATGCCGAAATTGTGCAAGAACGCCTAGAACGGGAATTTGATCTTGATTTAATTGCCACTGTTCCCAATGTAGTTTATGAATATGAGCTACATGGACAACGCTATGAAATCCAATCGGCTCAGGATTTACCAGATCAGGTTGATAAGATTTTTGAACCGTGGTTGACAGTTTCAGTCTTTACTCCAAAGCAGTATTTGGGTTCGATTATGGAGCTTTTTGACGAGCGCAGAGGGGTGTATAAAAATTTAAGCTATTTATCAGACGGAGTCCAGCTCCAGTATGAACTACCTATGGCTGAGCTAATTACTGATTTTTTTGACCGATTAAAATCTGTTTCGTCTGGTTATGCCAGCTTGGATTATGAGCTAATTGGACGACGGGAAGTTAGTGCAATTCGGCTTGATATTTTAATTCATTTTGAAAGAGTTGAAGCACTTTCTCAAATTGTGGTTAAGGATCAAGCTCAGCGAATTGGCCAACTCGTAGTTAAGAAACTGAAAAAAGCTATCCCTAGGCAAATGTTTGAAATTGCGATTCAGGCGGCTATTGGTGGGACCGTCATTGCCCGAGAAACGGTTAAAGCTTTTCGTAAAGACGTCACAGCCAAGCTTTATGGTGGCGACGTAACTAGGCGCATGAAACTTTTGGAAAAACAGAAAAAAGGTAAAAAACGAATGAAACGATTTGGAAAAGTTAATTTACCTCAAGAAGTGTTTATGGCGGTGGTGAAACGGGATTGA
- a CDS encoding nucleotide exchange factor GrpE: MAKKDKTAQNPDQIKIAQLEQDLEAMKQKLLRCLADYQNLEKRLEKEKQDWIKFANTDLLLRILPIADDLDRAANFIKDPGLDMVRSNLKTMLAEVGVEEIQAQDQEFDPQCMECVEQTDGPTNQVMSISSKGYVLHGKVLRPAKVVVGIAKK, from the coding sequence ATGGCAAAAAAAGATAAAACTGCACAAAATCCGGACCAAATCAAAATCGCTCAATTAGAACAGGATTTGGAAGCAATGAAGCAAAAGTTGTTGCGCTGTTTGGCAGATTATCAAAATCTGGAAAAACGTTTAGAAAAAGAAAAACAAGATTGGATCAAATTTGCCAACACCGATTTGCTGCTGCGGATTTTGCCAATAGCAGACGATTTGGATAGAGCAGCCAATTTTATCAAAGATCCAGGACTAGATATGGTTCGCAGTAATTTAAAAACTATGTTGGCTGAAGTTGGTGTAGAAGAAATTCAGGCTCAAGATCAGGAATTTGATCCGCAATGTATGGAATGTGTGGAACAAACAGATGGCCCAACTAACCAAGTGATGAGCATTTCTAGTAAAGGTTATGTACTTCATGGCAAAGTGTTGCGGCCAGCTAAAGTAGTAGTAGGAATTGCTAAAAAGTAA
- the cyaB gene encoding class IV adenylate cyclase, with amino-acid sequence MNPNDIEIEIKLPLKNPEEVIAFLQKKAKLLAKNTHQKDIYYTPKHRDFLATKYPYEWLRLRHSSKGNCITYKHYYPENTKVTDYCDEFESSLDNISVLEKILTSLDFKTLAVVDKNRSTWDYKQVEVAIDEVKDLGSFIELEAKRQFPTPQAAKEYLYEILEELHAQVGKEELRGYPYLLLAKKGYQFGE; translated from the coding sequence ATGAATCCTAATGACATCGAAATCGAAATTAAACTGCCTCTCAAAAACCCTGAAGAAGTAATTGCTTTTTTACAAAAAAAAGCCAAACTGCTAGCTAAAAATACTCATCAAAAAGACATTTATTACACACCTAAGCATCGGGATTTTCTGGCTACTAAATATCCCTACGAATGGTTGCGTTTACGCCATAGCTCAAAAGGTAATTGTATTACTTACAAACACTACTATCCAGAAAATACTAAAGTCACCGACTATTGTGATGAGTTTGAAAGTAGCCTTGACAATATTAGCGTTTTAGAAAAAATTTTGACAAGCTTAGATTTTAAAACATTAGCCGTAGTTGATAAGAATCGGAGTACTTGGGATTACAAACAAGTTGAAGTTGCTATCGATGAGGTTAAAGATTTAGGTAGTTTTATTGAGCTGGAAGCTAAAAGACAATTTCCTACCCCTCAAGCAGCCAAAGAGTATTTATATGAAATTTTGGAAGAACTACATGCTCAAGTTGGCAAAGAGGAGTTGCGTGGCTATCCATATTTGTTACTAGCAAAGAAAGGTTATCAATTTGGAGAGTAA
- the dnaK gene encoding molecular chaperone DnaK: protein MADNSKIIGIDLGTTNSCVAIMEGGKAKVIPSAEGNNTIPSIVEPDKNLVGEVAKRQMVLNPENTIYSVKRLMGRKISDSEVEKTKKMVPYKIVEGKNGSAAVEVAGKSYTPQEISAKILAKIKADAEAYLGESVDKAVITVPAYFNDSQRQATKQAGEIAGLKVERIINEPTAAALAYGSEKNKSEKIAVYDLGGGTFDISILELGDNVYEVKSTNGDTHLGGDDFDQKIIEWVVTEFKKENGIDLSADKQALQRIKDAAEKAKKELSSSAETEINQPFITQSKDGQPLHLTMKLTRAKLEQLVDDLIQATIEPCKKALKDAKLETKDINEVILVGGQTRMPKVQEAVKDFFGKEPNKSVNPDEVVAVGAAIQAGVLMGDVKDVLLLDVTPLTLGIETLGGVMTPMIERNTTVPNSKSQVYSTAADSQTQVEIHVLQGERPMAADNKSLGRFVLDGIPAAPRGVPQIEVTFELDANGILNVTAKDKATNKEQKITIKGSTELSDEEVEKMRKEAESHAEEDKLKKERIEVRNQADNLVFTAEKTLKDAGDKAKAEDKKAVEEAVEDLKKAIEKDDFNKEDVEAKSKVLSEALQKVGAAMYEQQQAAGGQTGEATPEGEEKTEGNGKAKDQDQGKTKADGDVEEGEVVNE from the coding sequence ATGGCAGACAATTCAAAAATTATCGGTATAGATCTGGGAACCACCAACTCCTGTGTGGCTATTATGGAAGGTGGCAAAGCCAAAGTTATTCCTTCAGCTGAAGGGAATAATACTATTCCTTCTATCGTTGAACCAGATAAAAATCTGGTGGGAGAAGTGGCTAAACGCCAAATGGTATTAAACCCGGAAAATACTATTTATAGTGTTAAACGCTTAATGGGTCGCAAAATTTCAGATAGCGAAGTTGAAAAAACCAAAAAAATGGTGCCTTACAAAATTGTTGAAGGTAAAAACGGTTCAGCCGCTGTTGAGGTAGCTGGTAAAAGTTATACTCCTCAAGAAATTTCGGCCAAAATTTTAGCTAAAATTAAAGCTGATGCTGAAGCCTACCTTGGCGAAAGTGTGGACAAAGCCGTCATTACTGTCCCGGCTTATTTTAATGACAGTCAGCGACAAGCCACTAAACAAGCCGGTGAAATTGCTGGTCTAAAAGTTGAACGGATTATCAATGAACCAACCGCAGCTGCGCTGGCTTATGGTAGCGAGAAAAACAAATCAGAAAAAATCGCAGTTTATGATCTCGGTGGTGGGACCTTTGATATTTCTATTCTGGAACTAGGTGACAACGTCTATGAAGTCAAATCTACCAATGGTGATACTCACTTGGGTGGGGATGATTTTGACCAGAAAATTATCGAATGGGTAGTGACTGAGTTTAAGAAAGAAAATGGTATTGATTTGTCAGCTGACAAACAAGCTCTGCAGCGGATTAAAGATGCCGCAGAAAAAGCTAAAAAAGAGCTGTCATCTTCAGCTGAAACTGAGATTAACCAACCCTTTATTACTCAAAGTAAAGACGGTCAACCGCTGCATCTGACTATGAAGTTGACCCGAGCTAAACTAGAACAGCTAGTTGATGATCTTATTCAAGCAACTATCGAGCCATGTAAAAAGGCTTTGAAAGATGCCAAATTAGAAACCAAAGATATTAACGAAGTTATCTTAGTTGGTGGTCAGACCCGAATGCCCAAAGTTCAGGAAGCGGTTAAAGATTTCTTTGGCAAAGAGCCCAATAAATCAGTCAATCCTGATGAAGTTGTGGCCGTAGGTGCGGCTATCCAAGCTGGAGTTTTGATGGGCGATGTCAAAGACGTTTTGCTCCTAGATGTGACCCCATTAACTCTGGGCATTGAAACTTTGGGTGGAGTGATGACGCCAATGATTGAGCGCAACACTACGGTGCCAAACTCAAAATCTCAAGTCTACTCAACGGCCGCTGACAGTCAAACCCAAGTTGAGATTCATGTGCTCCAGGGTGAGCGACCTATGGCAGCTGACAATAAATCTCTCGGTAGATTTGTACTGGATGGTATTCCGGCAGCTCCCCGTGGTGTCCCTCAAATCGAGGTCACCTTTGAGCTGGATGCTAATGGGATTTTAAATGTGACCGCTAAGGATAAAGCTACCAACAAAGAGCAAAAAATTACGATCAAAGGCTCGACCGAGCTTTCTGATGAAGAAGTGGAGAAGATGCGTAAAGAAGCTGAATCTCATGCTGAGGAAGATAAACTTAAGAAAGAACGGATTGAAGTCCGCAACCAAGCTGACAACCTCGTCTTTACAGCTGAAAAGACGCTTAAAGATGCCGGTGATAAAGCCAAAGCTGAGGATAAAAAGGCTGTGGAAGAAGCTGTCGAAGATCTGAAAAAAGCTATTGAAAAAGATGACTTCAACAAAGAAGATGTGGAAGCTAAATCCAAAGTCCTTTCTGAAGCTTTGCAAAAAGTTGGAGCTGCTATGTATGAGCAGCAACAAGCTGCAGGTGGTCAAACCGGAGAAGCAACTCCTGAAGGCGAAGAAAAAACTGAGGGTAATGGCAAAGCTAAAGATCAGGATCAAGGCAAAACCAAGGCTGATGGGGACGTAGAAGAGGGCGAAGTGGTAAATGAGTAG
- a CDS encoding phospholipid carrier-dependent glycosyltransferase, translating into MFRLRKFFNKNYYTLLLLVILLFAVITKSWQLYYPNEYVFDEVYAGFTAEQYAAGNNKAWVWDYPAPEGFAYNWDHPPLGRIIVSLPIRLLGQSSFSRRLAPMIAGVLLSFVVFKLSELLFPKNKFIPLVAAFLVACDGLVLTLSRIALVDSLLTLFITTSIYFLLKKKFFVSALFWGAASACKWTGVFVLAYVFVFFILHTKWSRDPKAILINILKLYKHMILYIAAGFVVYAFSFSFVFWHYGFDKIIELHQQMYWYHSHLVATHPSQSPAISWPLDLKPVWFWVNYQQDTIANIYAFGHPLIFWCGFVAVFFTFFLAIITRHKNLWFLLLAYPTAWLQWIDSPRIMFLYHYLPAVPIMCIILAFTLWFIWYHNAVLKAFVYFFLISVFITFWYFYPFWTGIPLSKPNVEQHRWLTTWR; encoded by the coding sequence ATGTTTCGTTTACGTAAATTTTTTAACAAGAACTACTATACTTTACTTTTACTGGTAATCTTGCTTTTTGCCGTAATTACTAAATCCTGGCAACTGTATTATCCAAATGAGTACGTTTTTGATGAAGTGTATGCCGGCTTTACCGCCGAACAGTATGCAGCTGGAAATAATAAAGCTTGGGTTTGGGATTATCCAGCACCAGAAGGTTTTGCTTACAACTGGGACCACCCTCCCCTAGGCCGAATTATTGTGTCTTTACCAATTAGACTTTTAGGTCAAAGTTCTTTTTCCCGAAGATTAGCACCTATGATAGCTGGCGTACTTCTTAGTTTTGTTGTTTTTAAATTGAGCGAGTTGCTTTTTCCTAAAAATAAATTTATTCCCTTAGTAGCGGCTTTTTTAGTAGCTTGCGATGGTTTGGTTCTAACCCTATCCCGCATTGCCCTCGTTGATTCATTGTTAACACTTTTTATTACTACCAGTATTTATTTTTTGCTTAAAAAAAAGTTTTTTGTTTCAGCGCTCTTTTGGGGAGCCGCTTCAGCCTGTAAATGGACTGGGGTATTTGTATTAGCATATGTCTTTGTTTTTTTTATATTACACACTAAGTGGTCTCGTGATCCAAAGGCAATACTTATAAATATTCTAAAACTTTACAAACACATGATTTTATATATTGCAGCTGGTTTTGTAGTTTATGCGTTTAGTTTTAGTTTTGTGTTTTGGCACTATGGTTTTGACAAAATTATTGAACTGCATCAGCAAATGTATTGGTATCATTCTCATTTGGTTGCTACTCACCCTTCACAGTCGCCAGCTATTTCCTGGCCATTGGATCTTAAACCGGTTTGGTTTTGGGTAAATTATCAGCAAGATACAATTGCTAATATTTATGCCTTTGGACATCCTTTGATTTTCTGGTGTGGTTTTGTAGCTGTCTTTTTTACTTTCTTTTTAGCCATAATTACTAGGCACAAAAATTTATGGTTTTTGCTTCTAGCATATCCTACGGCTTGGCTACAATGGATTGATTCACCCCGAATTATGTTTTTGTATCATTACTTACCAGCCGTACCCATTATGTGCATTATCTTGGCTTTTACCCTGTGGTTTATTTGGTATCATAATGCTGTCCTCAAGGCGTTTGTTTATTTTTTCTTGATTTCAGTTTTTATAACTTTTTGGTATTTCTATCCTTTTTGGACTGGGATTCCTTTATCAAAACCAAATGTCGAACAGCATCGCTGGCTAACTACATGGCGTTGA
- the murJ gene encoding murein biosynthesis integral membrane protein MurJ — MVGKLFKTGGRFFSSKQNSILSAAFILMMAVMISRVLGLVRNRLLAGTFFGGQEWQLDAYYAAFTLPDMIFQLIVLGALSSAFIPVYSSYLKKNEDEAWQISYGVITLAIIGFSLLSIVIFIFAYPLSSLIAPNFPSESLLVMTKLTRVMLLAQLFFLVSNFFTGILQSHQRFLLPAIAPILYNLGIISGIVLLAPQFGIYGPAIGVVVGALLHLLVQLPLVKKIGFAYKPRLGLNLKGVRKIGKLMIPRTLALAVSQIEAVLAVFLGSAMVAGSISIFNFAQSIYALPIGLFGLTIGQAAFPMLSKETDDESNLMQFKNLFLSSFKQILYLTLPSSALLLVLRVPLVRIVVGAKTFPWEATLLTSQAVAILALSVAAQAVIQLLVRSFYALQDTKTPLFIGMVSVLTNVVLSFYFVNSLKFGVIGLALSFTLAGIFQAILLFSFLNKKIHYLPISEWGLPIFKMLIATVLTGVSLWLPMRLLDRFILDTTRTINLLVLTVVAGACGFIVYLVFSKILQIKELDQFLKIFEKFGAWRKVFDESEEVLAEPSAISQSAPLQE; from the coding sequence ATGGTTGGAAAACTATTTAAAACTGGTGGTCGATTTTTTTCTTCAAAACAAAACTCGATTTTATCAGCAGCCTTTATTTTAATGATGGCTGTGATGATTTCCCGAGTTTTAGGGTTGGTGCGAAACCGCTTATTGGCCGGAACTTTTTTTGGAGGACAGGAATGGCAACTGGATGCGTACTATGCAGCTTTTACCTTGCCTGACATGATTTTTCAGTTGATTGTACTGGGAGCGCTATCTTCAGCTTTTATTCCGGTTTATAGCTCTTACTTAAAAAAAAATGAAGATGAAGCCTGGCAGATTTCTTATGGAGTGATTACTTTGGCTATTATTGGCTTTAGTCTTTTATCAATTGTTATTTTTATCTTTGCTTACCCTTTAAGTAGTTTGATTGCTCCCAATTTTCCATCTGAAAGTTTGCTTGTCATGACCAAACTAACTAGGGTGATGTTGTTAGCGCAATTGTTTTTTTTAGTCTCAAATTTTTTTACAGGAATTTTACAATCACATCAAAGGTTTTTATTGCCGGCAATAGCACCAATCTTATATAACTTAGGCATTATTAGTGGCATTGTCTTACTGGCTCCACAATTTGGGATTTATGGTCCGGCTATTGGAGTAGTTGTCGGAGCTTTATTACATTTGTTAGTACAGCTGCCATTGGTTAAAAAAATTGGTTTTGCCTATAAGCCAAGGCTAGGACTTAATCTTAAGGGTGTAAGAAAAATTGGCAAATTGATGATTCCTCGGACTTTAGCTTTAGCAGTAAGCCAAATCGAAGCTGTATTAGCCGTTTTTTTAGGTTCGGCAATGGTGGCTGGTTCTATTAGTATTTTTAATTTTGCCCAATCAATTTATGCGCTACCAATAGGTTTGTTTGGTTTAACTATTGGCCAAGCGGCTTTCCCCATGCTTTCTAAAGAAACCGATGATGAATCTAATCTTATGCAATTTAAAAACTTGTTTTTATCTTCGTTTAAACAAATTTTGTATTTGACCTTACCCTCTAGCGCATTGTTACTGGTTTTACGGGTACCTTTGGTCAGAATTGTAGTTGGAGCCAAAACTTTTCCCTGGGAAGCTACGCTTTTAACCAGCCAAGCGGTGGCTATTTTAGCCTTATCTGTTGCGGCCCAAGCAGTGATCCAACTTTTAGTCAGATCATTTTATGCGTTGCAAGACACCAAAACGCCTTTGTTCATTGGCATGGTTTCAGTTTTAACTAATGTAGTTTTGAGCTTTTATTTTGTTAACTCTTTAAAATTTGGAGTTATTGGTTTGGCTTTGTCATTTACTCTTGCAGGGATTTTTCAAGCCATTTTATTATTTAGCTTTTTAAATAAAAAAATACACTATTTACCTATAAGCGAATGGGGTTTGCCCATCTTTAAAATGCTCATTGCTACGGTTTTAACTGGTGTATCTTTATGGTTACCGATGCGATTACTAGACCGCTTTATTTTGGATACGACTAGAACTATCAATTTATTGGTTTTGACTGTAGTAGCTGGGGCGTGTGGATTTATCGTCTATCTTGTTTTTTCTAAAATTTTACAAATTAAAGAGCTGGATCAGTTTTTGAAGATTTTTGAAAAATTTGGAGCGTGGCGCAAAGTCTTTGATGAAAGTGAGGAAGTTTTAGCCGAGCCTTCAGCTATCTCCCAATCTGCTCCACTTCAAGAGTAA
- the yjjX gene encoding inosine/xanthosine triphosphatase, whose amino-acid sequence MKKVIIASQNPIKIEATKLGFEKMFPQEIYNYKGIKVDSGVGKQPMTDLETFQGASNRAKAAQVQKPQADYWIGIEGGIEVVDGKMRTFAWVVITSKSNLGQAKTGTFYLPPKITELIKEGKELGEADDIVFGRTNSKYKNGAVGLLTHNLINRSSYYSEAIILALIPFKNPELYEQFK is encoded by the coding sequence ATGAAAAAAGTCATCATCGCCTCTCAAAATCCAATTAAAATAGAAGCCACTAAACTTGGTTTTGAAAAAATGTTTCCTCAAGAAATATACAACTATAAAGGTATCAAAGTTGATTCCGGAGTTGGTAAACAACCCATGACTGACCTTGAAACATTTCAGGGTGCTTCTAATCGAGCTAAAGCTGCTCAAGTCCAAAAACCTCAGGCTGATTACTGGATTGGCATTGAAGGAGGTATTGAAGTAGTAGATGGTAAAATGAGAACCTTCGCCTGGGTCGTAATTACGAGTAAAAGTAATCTTGGTCAGGCCAAAACCGGCACTTTTTATCTGCCACCAAAAATAACTGAACTTATTAAAGAAGGTAAAGAGTTGGGTGAAGCTGATGATATTGTTTTTGGTCGGACCAATAGCAAATATAAAAACGGAGCTGTCGGATTACTAACTCACAATTTAATCAATCGAAGTAGCTATTACAGTGAAGCGATAATTTTAGCTTTAATCCCGTTTAAAAATCCTGAGCTTTACGAACAATTTAAATAA
- a CDS encoding 30S ribosomal protein S20, translated as MPIIKSAKKALRQSKRRASFNKPVKSKAKTMLKKAYQTPTKENLSEAFSSLDKAIKRKLFHKNKVARLKSQLAKLNQATTPKNSDKKTAKKA; from the coding sequence ATGCCAATCATCAAATCAGCTAAAAAAGCTCTTCGTCAAAGTAAACGTCGCGCTAGTTTTAATAAGCCGGTTAAAAGCAAAGCTAAAACTATGCTTAAAAAGGCTTATCAAACTCCTACCAAGGAAAATTTAAGTGAAGCTTTTTCATCTCTAGATAAAGCTATCAAACGGAAACTGTTTCATAAAAATAAAGTAGCCAGACTTAAAAGCCAATTAGCTAAACTTAATCAGGCTACCACTCCTAAAAACAGCGACAAAAAAACTGCTAAAAAAGCTTAA